ATAACCTGTTAATTAGCCAAGCTCAAAATTACAAGAGgaaattttgttttgtttttattaaaAATTTAATTTTTCAAACCGCATGGGTGTCTGTAAAACATTACAATGAAAAGTCAATCAACAAACCCAAATGTGTCAAATGCCCACTCGACCCACCAAACCCCATTTAACTGTCTACAATAACTGTCATACCAAGATATCGACCCCAAAACATTTACAACAGTTGACAGGAAGAAGCTGATGCTTTCCATTAGTACAACACATGACGAAACAAAAAAGCTGTCAACTCCAGGAGGCCCCCCAAACGCTGCATTaaagaaaatgtatatatatttttaaaaaagtGTCTAGAGATGCTATTATCACTGCACCATGACTCCTCTTTATTCAACTCACAACTTTAACAGAAACCTTATTTATATATCATACATATATAAATTGCTATTAGAAATTATTTGTCTATATGACGACGTGCAGAATGCcagtacttttattttatttgtcttCGGAGACACGTGTAGTAGTTATGACAGAGATTGCCACTAGCTTTCTGATGTGGGCATGGCCTGGAAATTAACGCATCTATAGACATGGTATGGACAGGCGGACACTTGTAGAACAGGAGagcacaaaatacaaaaataaaatgaaaacaaATATTCTTGCTCCCAAGGGTTGAAGGATGATTGAAAGGATAGAACAGGGAAAGGTGTAGGTTGGAATGTTCCTTTCAACCTTAATCATCCTCGCCGTCATCCTGTAGGAGACACACATTTACTCGCATAACCTATAAATACTAACATTCCAAACAAGTGGCAGACACACCTTACATTACAAGTGGCAGTCTTCCACTacataaacatttataaaaaaggcAGGGACAGTTTTACAATTGTGGAAAAAATGTTTAAGGGGGTGACTGAAATCTACCAtacctctccatcctcttcatcaTCTTCCTCGCCTTCATCCTCATCTCCTTCCTCATCGATGTCTTCCAAGCCCTCCTCGTCGTCATCATCGTCGTCGCCTTCCCCTTCCTCGTCATCCATGTCAGGGACCTGGTAGAGTTGAGAGATGATATGAGTTCCAAACACAGCACAAACTAACAACGGTGTAGGCATGAGCTGATCTTCAGTTTGGAATTGAGGTATCCAGTTGAGATGTCTAGGTGGCTGGATATGTTTGTCATTCATGTTCATTTGAACCCTATTTTATTATCTATGGTCATTCTATTCACTGCATTTCTGAAATGACCCTCAACACCATTTATAttctaaaaaaaaatctgatttcaCCTGTTACAGATCACCCTTTGGTCTAATTCCATGGCCCTAATGCAAATATATTTTGGATAACTAAGAAACACAGTGAATACTTTACCTGGCCTACCAGAGCAAGACTAGGTTGACACCATGGGAGTCAACAAAAAACTATAGACAATAGCATGGAATCATACCAGGTAATACTGTAACGGGTTGGGCCAGATGTCATCCTTGACGACCTCTCCTAGTTCGTCTGCCCCTGCGTCGGAGTGATCTGTGAACCAGGTAAAGAAGCTCTCTGGTTCTTCGTGTTGCCTCTTCTTACCCGCTTTGTTTGGCGTTTGGCTGGCACGCTTCGTCAAGTCCTGAGATCAAAGGAAAACACAAAATAAATCACAAGCAGCACCACCATACATTTTGCTTTGAGGTCCTGCAGCATGACATACAGCAATTGAAATGTACATTTTGTTTTATAGACCACTTGCTTTTTAGGTTGAAGATGTGTAAACATACCTTTCCAGCCTTCCATTTGATTTCAGTTGACTTTGAAGATGGGTCCCCACTTTCATTCAAGTGAAACTCTTTGGAGAGAATTTTGTTCTCAAAGTACGGGTTCTCATCGAAGTACTGAGAAATAAACCAAGAACCTGGTTAACTAATGCACTGTTCTGTTTATATAACATGCACAATTCCCACGAAGCTTAAAATACTCACAAAATCTATTCTGTAACCCGACTTGATGTCCTCAAACTCAGTCACCTCCACCCTGGTAAGGTAATGAagtgcctcctcatcctcctcaccaAGAAGGGCTGAAACTGACAACACGAATACAACCATAGAAAGTTTGTCAATGGACAGCAGAAGTTTGTAAACCAACAGCTTAACCATCAGACTGCGATAATGATGGTTGGTGggcaacaaaaatgtgtgtgcagaATCCCACCATGTACAATAAGTCTTCATTCGTCAAGAACATGAAGTAGTAAAATAGTATAATATCTGCATTTACCTTGTGGATGGTTAACAAATGTTGTGACCCAGAAGTTGGGGATTTTTGCTATGAGTTCTGACCGCTTCTGGAAGAATGGCTGGCGTAATTTGTTGTACTTCTGCTCTACTTTTAAAATCTCCTCACTGGCCTGTTCGTTCAATCTAAAGGGGAGAAAATCATGCAAAAAAATATACTTAAGATTATAGTCATACGGTACAAGGGCAGTCTTGAAAATGTGTGAGGATAATGAACTCACCTGTCAATTTCATTCTGTACTTCGTCAATGTGTTCAATAGCTTCCTGTTGCTCTTTTTCTGAGGAGAGATGAAATTCCGTCTTAATTTGGTTCAAAGACAATGATTAAATTGGATGTGCAGAAAATATTGCTGGCTGTAAATAAACAGTGTAAACACGCAATCTGTATGGTACATAAAAACTTCAGCATGAGGTACCCATGAGATAAGTAGCTAAGCATTCCAACATATTTCGTAGTATCTTGGGCTATCAAGAAGTTAGCTCGCTAGCTAAGGTAGCCAAAGCACTGATGCAGCTTCCTGCAGTTTCTCAAGGCCGCGTGGTTTGAATGAAGGGGGCCGCACGCTTGGGACTGTTTTCGCCCCTCACCGACAGCCTGTTACATTCTAGCGGATGATACTATGATACTAGTATTTTACTAACGCAATATTTAGCTGTTATCTTTAATTCCGTGCCCGTCCTAATACTGCAAATTTCTTGATTTATTTCCATTCGTGTGTGCAAACCGCAATGGCGGAGCAACAATGAATGTTGGGCCTCACGAAAACAAACGTTATCTAGTCAGCGCAATTGTTAGTTTACTAACTGGCTAGTTCGTAAACAACTCACGTTAGATAACAAAAAAAACGTGTACAACAATGTAACATGTACAATGTAGTTAACCTTAACAAGTTAGTTACTTTAACTTGTAAGTAAACGCGCGAATCCCTCCCAAACATGCGTGGCACAATGAGCTTGTGCAAAGCACAACATGGCCTCCAACGTTGTAACGTTAGCATAACGGGCTAGTCAGTAAGCTAACGTTAGGTCGCAGATCCATTCTCACTAGTCCTGTGCGAGCAATCAAAATTATTTGGCTAAAACCTTCATCAAGAAGCATTTCGTTTCAGGCTAACTAAACGAGTGATAGCTAAAACAAATGAATACGCCATGGCTATTGCCAGATAAAAACAACTGAAAATGGCGTTGTAACATTACAGGAGGCCGCCATTTCTTACCGGAGGTCTCGTCCGCTCCATCATGATTCGAGTTCTCCTTTCTACCGACTTTCGCCGCCGAGGCTGACATGATTTTCGAACACCTTAGATGTTT
The Salvelinus fontinalis isolate EN_2023a chromosome 10, ASM2944872v1, whole genome shotgun sequence DNA segment above includes these coding regions:
- the LOC129863625 gene encoding protein SET isoform X2, which gives rise to MTIGVRLGLFTAIPEKEQQEAIEHIDEVQNEIDRLNEQASEEILKVEQKYNKLRQPFFQKRSELIAKIPNFWVTTFVNHPQVSALLGEEDEEALHYLTRVEVTEFEDIKSGYRIDFYFDENPYFENKILSKEFHLNESGDPSSKSTEIKWKAGKDLTKRASQTPNKAGKKRQHEEPESFFTWFTDHSDAGADELGEVVKDDIWPNPLQYYLVPDMDDEEGEGDDDDDDEEGLEDIDEEGDEDEGEEDDEEDGEDDGEDD
- the LOC129863625 gene encoding protein SET isoform X1; translation: MSASAAKVGRKENSNHDGADETSEKEQQEAIEHIDEVQNEIDRLNEQASEEILKVEQKYNKLRQPFFQKRSELIAKIPNFWVTTFVNHPQVSALLGEEDEEALHYLTRVEVTEFEDIKSGYRIDFYFDENPYFENKILSKEFHLNESGDPSSKSTEIKWKAGKDLTKRASQTPNKAGKKRQHEEPESFFTWFTDHSDAGADELGEVVKDDIWPNPLQYYLVPDMDDEEGEGDDDDDDEEGLEDIDEEGDEDEGEEDDEEDGEDDGEDD